In the Magnolia sinica isolate HGM2019 chromosome 15, MsV1, whole genome shotgun sequence genome, one interval contains:
- the LOC131226750 gene encoding SH3 domain-containing protein C23A1.17-like isoform X2, with product MTNIVDLEKDIFDEIGVVNSTVVIMSLEPLAGANWTNVVFGVWPYEKNSTISSAGLSILRASFVSLVIKQSTLHLRSLFGDPSFFQVLKFPGGITVSPLQSGFLLQKGQILFNFTLNFSIYQIQEIFDELKYQLKSGLHLTPNENLYISLTNLRGSTLDPPIIVQSSVLLAVGNIPPTSPRLKQLAQAITGSPARNLGLNHTVFGKVKQIRLSSSLEHSLDSGTGSSTSLSPSPAPLPHPNHRQQQHHHHHNHHHHHPDVRLAPAPAPQHSYTPSNPPCHFRFSGKPKSKGGSIPAAAPTVSPRPSIAPTVSPRPSVAPTVSPRPSVAPTVSPRPSVAVPHPNADPPAPASLSPPSSSPLPTVFLGHVQPPSKIIAHTEPPDTMPSASPFSLPSSVAGLPTVQFFQCAYALLLCLLMYL from the exons ATGACAAATATTGTGGACCTTGAGAAGGATATCTTTGATGAAATCGGTGTTGTCAACTCCACG GTTGTTATTATGTCTCTGGAGCCTTTAGCTGGAGCAAACTGGACAAATGTGGTGTTTGGGGTCTGGCCTTATGAGAAAAATTCAACAATATCTTCAGCTGGGTTGAGCATACTCCGGGCATCTTTCGTGTCCTTGGTTATAAAGCAGTCAACCCTTCACCTGAGATCTTTATTTggtgatccatctttctttcaGGTGCTGAAATTCCCAGGAGGAATTACTGTGAGTCCTCTGCAGAGTGGATTTCTTCTGCAGAAAGGGCAGATCCTTTTCAACTTTACCTTAAATTTCTCTATTTACCAAATACAAGAGATTTTTGACGAGTTGAAGTACCAGCTGAAGTCAGGCTTACATCTCACCCCAAATGAG AATTTGTATATTAGCTTGACAAATTTACGTGGTTCGACGTTGGATCCTCCAATTATCGTGCAGTCATCTGTCCTACTTGCTGTTGGCAATATTCCTCCCACGTCGCCAAGGTTGAAGCAGTTGGCTCAAGCCATAACAGGTTCCCCTGCAAGAAACCTTGGCCTCAATCACACAGTTTTCGGTAAAGTAAAGCAGATTCGACTCTCCTCATCTCTTGAACACTCTCTTGATAGTGGTACTGGTAGCAGCACATCTTTGTCGCCGAGTCCAGCTCCTCTGCCTCACCCAAATCACCgacagcagcagcaccaccaccaccacaaccaccaccaccaccaccctgATGTTCGTCTGGCTCCTGCACCTGCGCCCCAGCATAGCTATACGCCTTCAAATCCACCTTGCCATTTTCGGTTTTCAGGAAAGCCGAAGAGCAAAGGTGGGTCAATCCCCGCTGCAGCACCAACGGTTTCTCCACGCCCTTCTATTGCACCAACAGTTTCTCCCCGCCCTTCTGTTGCACCAACAGTTTCTCCCCGCCCTTCTGTTGCACCAACGGTTTCTCCCCGCCCTTCTGTTGCTGTCCCACATCCAAATGCAGACCCACCTGCTCCTGCCTCACTCTCACCTCCTTCATCTTCTCCTCTTCCAACAGTGTTTTTGGGTCATGTTCAACCTCCAAGCAAGATTATAGCACATACAGAACCACCTGATACAATGCCATCTGCATCACCGTTTTCATTGCCAT